The proteins below come from a single Crossiella sp. CA-258035 genomic window:
- a CDS encoding dihydrolipoamide acetyltransferase family protein: MPQFKQFPLPDTGEGLTEAEILTWHVKPGDTVTVNQIIVEIETAKAAVELPCPFAGVVTELHAQPGDTVEVGVPIITVDVDPGGAAAPESGGSDGKIGEEMPGGRIATLVGYGPRTGTAKRRQRKGSTPAAAPAAVVAPEPVAAPEPVAPEPVAGGYVPLAKPPVRKLAKELGVDLRALNGSGRDGVITREDVEAAARNGSDVSTVDISGYDPATRERRVAVRGVRKATAQAMVDSAFTAPHVTEFLTVDVTPMMELRAKLKNHPEFRDVKITPLAFAARAVCLAVKRTPDVNASWDAAANEIVYKSYVHLGIAAATPRGLVVPKVRDADAMSLRELGLALEQLTATARDGKTAPSDMVGGTFTITNIGVFGIDTGTPIINPGESAILALGAIRDMPWVVDGQVVPRKVCQLALSFDHRVVDGQQGSRFLADVGALLADPAMAITF; this comes from the coding sequence ATGCCGCAGTTCAAGCAGTTCCCCCTGCCCGACACCGGTGAGGGCCTGACCGAGGCGGAGATCCTGACCTGGCACGTCAAGCCGGGTGACACCGTCACGGTGAACCAGATCATCGTGGAGATCGAGACCGCCAAGGCCGCGGTCGAGCTGCCCTGCCCGTTCGCCGGGGTGGTCACCGAGCTGCACGCGCAGCCCGGGGACACGGTGGAGGTCGGGGTGCCGATCATCACCGTGGACGTCGACCCCGGTGGCGCGGCCGCGCCGGAGTCCGGCGGCTCCGACGGCAAGATCGGCGAGGAGATGCCGGGCGGGCGGATCGCCACCCTGGTCGGCTACGGGCCGCGCACCGGGACGGCGAAACGCCGCCAGCGCAAGGGATCCACGCCCGCCGCCGCCCCGGCCGCGGTGGTCGCGCCGGAACCCGTGGCGGCTCCTGAACCGGTCGCGCCTGAACCGGTCGCCGGTGGTTACGTGCCGCTGGCCAAGCCGCCGGTGCGCAAGCTGGCCAAGGAGCTCGGCGTGGACCTGCGCGCGCTCAACGGCTCCGGCCGGGACGGCGTGATCACCCGCGAGGACGTGGAAGCCGCCGCCCGCAACGGTTCCGACGTGTCCACTGTGGACATTTCGGGCTACGACCCGGCGACCCGGGAGCGCAGGGTGGCGGTGCGCGGGGTGCGCAAGGCGACCGCGCAGGCCATGGTGGACAGCGCGTTCACCGCCCCGCACGTGACCGAGTTCCTCACCGTCGACGTCACGCCGATGATGGAGCTGCGGGCGAAGCTGAAGAACCACCCGGAGTTCCGCGACGTCAAGATCACTCCGCTGGCCTTCGCGGCCCGCGCGGTGTGCCTGGCGGTGAAGCGGACCCCGGATGTGAACGCCAGCTGGGACGCCGCGGCCAACGAGATCGTCTACAAGTCCTACGTGCACCTGGGCATCGCCGCGGCGACCCCGCGCGGCCTGGTGGTGCCGAAGGTGCGGGACGCGGACGCGATGTCGTTGCGGGAGCTGGGTCTGGCGCTGGAACAGCTGACCGCCACGGCCAGGGACGGCAAGACCGCGCCCTCGGACATGGTCGGCGGCACGTTCACCATCACCAACATCGGCGTGTTCGGCATCGACACCGGCACGCCGATCATCAACCCCGGTGAGTCCGCGATCCTCGCCCTCGGCGCGATCAGGGACATGCCGTGGGTGGTGGACGGCCAGGTGGTGCCGCGCAAGGTCTGCCAGCTCGCGCTGAGCTTCGACCACCGGGTGGTGGACGGGCAGCAGGGCTCGCGGTTCCTGGCCGATGTCGGCGCGCTGCTGGCCGACCCGGCGATGGCGATCACCTTCTAG
- a CDS encoding GAF domain-containing sensor histidine kinase — translation MDPSLAARALAASTEITTAALSGDDPDAVLPLVVRRVAELAEADLGLVMVRNDDGGLTVEAAHGRSEEDPVGAVLSPRSAAARVARSGVPVVVDDLTEDPRTAPFVPRALRGYGPFAVAPFGTREQRLGALAVYRRKGAKPFAQSTVDVVNSFAVQAGLALVLAEGSTARQRIAVYQERERIARDLHDVIVQRLYAAGVQLELLGRRLAGRLDEADAHRIADTVDELDKTIAEVRATVRTLRSADPDGADRAPDLLDSIQAEIAIAGELLGVQPKLQINGDLTDIPTAVADHARAALREALSNVVRHSGARSVWVRANRDADGLRLQVADDGCGIPRGVTRRGLRHIEERAAAAGGRCRVASSPRSGTTVSWEVPLP, via the coding sequence ATGGACCCCTCGCTGGCCGCCCGCGCGCTGGCCGCCTCCACCGAGATCACCACGGCCGCGCTCTCCGGCGACGACCCGGACGCGGTGCTGCCGCTGGTGGTGCGCCGGGTGGCCGAGCTGGCCGAGGCGGACCTGGGGCTGGTCATGGTGCGCAACGACGACGGCGGGCTGACCGTGGAGGCCGCGCACGGGCGCAGCGAGGAGGACCCGGTCGGCGCCGTGCTGTCCCCGCGCTCGGCCGCGGCCAGGGTGGCCCGCAGCGGGGTGCCGGTGGTGGTGGACGACCTCACCGAGGACCCGAGGACCGCGCCGTTCGTGCCCAGGGCGCTGCGCGGGTACGGGCCGTTCGCGGTGGCCCCGTTCGGCACCAGGGAGCAGCGGCTCGGCGCGCTCGCGGTGTACCGGCGCAAGGGGGCCAAGCCGTTCGCCCAGTCCACAGTGGACGTGGTCAACTCCTTCGCGGTGCAGGCCGGGCTGGCCCTGGTGCTGGCCGAGGGTTCCACCGCGCGCCAGCGGATCGCGGTCTACCAGGAGCGCGAGCGGATCGCCCGCGACCTGCACGACGTGATCGTGCAGCGCCTCTACGCCGCCGGGGTGCAGCTGGAGCTGCTGGGCCGCAGGCTGGCCGGGCGGCTGGACGAGGCCGACGCGCACCGGATCGCGGACACCGTGGACGAGCTGGACAAGACCATCGCCGAGGTCAGGGCCACCGTGCGCACCCTGCGCTCAGCCGACCCGGACGGCGCGGACCGCGCGCCGGACCTGCTCGACTCCATCCAGGCCGAGATCGCCATCGCCGGCGAACTCCTCGGCGTGCAGCCGAAGCTCCAGATCAACGGCGACCTCACCGACATCCCCACCGCGGTGGCCGACCACGCGCGGGCCGCGCTGCGCGAGGCGCTGTCCAACGTGGTCCGGCACTCCGGCGCGCGCTCGGTGTGGGTGCGGGCCAACCGGGACGCCGACGGGCTGCGCCTGCAGGTCGCCGACGACGGCTGCGGCATCCCGCGCGGGGTCACCCGGCGCGGCCTGCGGCACATCGAGGAACGCGCGGCCGCCGCCGGTGGCCGGTGCCGGGTGGCCTCCTCACCGCGCAGCGGGACCACGGTCAGCTGGGAAGTGCCATTGCCCTGA
- the cydD gene encoding thiol reductant ABC exporter subunit CydD, with translation MRTRGPLGALPALSRSARRALAVTALLAALTAVALVAQAWGLATALAAIVGGRFEVATPLTVLAVAVAARAVLAWGTETVAARAAAGAKEELRTALLGQALRLGPEWIADPARSGGPAALTALATKGLDALDDYFTRYLPALVTVAVAPPLVGAAILWADWPSALVIAVTVPLLPLFAILIGGYTAEVAAKAADATLRLSSHAAELIRALPVLTAFRRAEAQAESIRRVGEAHRKAVGSTLRVAFTSALALELLATLSVALVAVLIGTRLAAGGLTLEIGLLVLILAPECYQAIRAVGAAHHASEDGMEVVRRVAKVLAEPAPAAGARPAGRGRVFVAGLHVRRRDRDAPDGLSFSVAPGELVRLDSPSGTGKSTTLAVLLGFRAPDRGRITVDGVDLSEVDGQDWRRQLAWVPQRPQFAADSATAELTEATRDLGEPPRIAEILDLTRRLGIDHLLNHRPAELSAGERQRLAVARALLRLRRGAWLLLLDEPTAHLDPAAATAVLAEVERARAAGAAVLLISHTTPEPVAGTPLGGPAVARADPHPHRPRHRPLWTLLTRRSLLGALLGATALASGIALTATSAWLIAKASTQPPMLTLLVAVVGVRTFGLGRALLRYLERLVTHDAAFRTANRLRTGLWRDLVARGPIARTDGLHRLVTDTDTVRDLIPRVLIPPIVAAVVATVAITIQALVLPAAGLTLALAVLAAGALAPLTAVLADRRATRRLAEGRRALSQSILTLLTAAPDLLAHNAAQPRQHALAAADRALAAQSRRQALANGLAQAILTLCTGAAAVLAVPQAAEAVAAGALNPLLAPVLVLLPLALTEALALLPPAAQRLRPLRTAYANLSAPVAAPAAEPAVTGDIRLDHIDVRWPGAAAPALREFSLHVPPGSHTAIVGPSGAGKSTLLAVLLGFLRPDHGQATIPAAAAWSPQDPQLVSTTVRENLRLGDPAATDEDLRSALRTVALEGWQDRLDTQVGVGGATVSGGEAQRLGLARALLYARRTGVLLMDEPTAHLDEPTARRVLAGVRAELPEGTLVHVTHRAAEAAGADQVVRVGA, from the coding sequence ATGAGGACTCGCGGCCCGCTGGGCGCCCTGCCCGCGCTGTCCCGCTCGGCCCGCCGCGCGCTGGCGGTGACCGCGCTGCTGGCCGCGCTCACCGCGGTCGCGCTGGTCGCCCAGGCCTGGGGACTGGCCACCGCGCTGGCCGCGATCGTTGGCGGCCGGTTCGAGGTGGCCACCCCGCTCACCGTGCTGGCCGTCGCGGTGGCCGCCCGCGCGGTCCTGGCCTGGGGCACCGAGACCGTCGCCGCCCGCGCCGCCGCCGGCGCCAAGGAGGAGCTGCGCACCGCGCTGCTCGGCCAGGCGCTGCGGCTGGGCCCGGAGTGGATCGCCGACCCGGCGCGCTCCGGCGGCCCGGCCGCGCTGACCGCCTTGGCCACCAAGGGCCTGGACGCCCTGGACGACTACTTCACCCGCTACCTGCCCGCGCTGGTCACCGTCGCGGTCGCGCCGCCGCTGGTGGGCGCCGCGATCCTGTGGGCGGACTGGCCGTCCGCACTGGTCATCGCGGTGACCGTGCCGCTGCTGCCGCTGTTCGCGATCCTCATCGGCGGCTACACCGCGGAGGTGGCGGCCAAGGCCGCGGACGCCACGCTGCGGCTGTCCAGCCACGCCGCCGAGCTCATCCGCGCGCTGCCGGTGCTGACCGCGTTCCGCCGCGCCGAGGCCCAGGCCGAGTCGATCCGCCGGGTCGGCGAGGCACACCGCAAGGCGGTCGGGAGCACACTGCGGGTGGCCTTCACCTCCGCGCTGGCGCTGGAACTGCTGGCCACACTGTCGGTGGCGCTGGTCGCGGTGCTCATCGGCACCCGGCTGGCCGCGGGCGGGCTGACCCTGGAGATCGGGCTGCTGGTGCTGATCCTGGCCCCCGAGTGCTACCAGGCCATCCGCGCGGTCGGCGCCGCGCACCACGCCAGCGAGGACGGCATGGAGGTGGTGCGCAGGGTGGCCAAGGTGCTGGCCGAACCCGCGCCCGCCGCCGGCGCGCGCCCGGCAGGCCGCGGCCGGGTGTTCGTGGCCGGCCTGCACGTGCGCCGCCGCGACCGGGACGCCCCCGACGGCCTGTCCTTCTCGGTCGCCCCCGGCGAGCTGGTGCGCCTGGACAGCCCGAGCGGCACCGGCAAGTCCACCACGCTGGCCGTGCTGCTCGGCTTCCGCGCACCCGACCGCGGCCGGATCACCGTCGACGGCGTCGACCTGTCCGAAGTGGACGGACAGGACTGGCGGCGGCAGCTCGCCTGGGTGCCGCAGCGACCGCAGTTCGCCGCCGACTCGGCCACCGCCGAACTGACCGAGGCCACCCGTGACCTCGGCGAGCCACCCCGGATCGCGGAGATCCTCGACCTCACCCGCAGGCTCGGCATCGACCACCTGCTCAACCACCGGCCAGCCGAGCTCTCCGCGGGCGAGCGCCAGCGCCTCGCGGTGGCCCGCGCCCTGCTCCGGCTGCGCCGCGGCGCCTGGCTGCTGCTGCTGGACGAACCCACCGCGCACCTCGACCCGGCCGCGGCCACCGCGGTGCTGGCCGAGGTCGAGCGGGCCAGGGCCGCCGGCGCGGCGGTCCTGCTGATCTCGCACACCACTCCCGAACCCGTCGCCGGGACACCCCTCGGCGGCCCCGCGGTGGCGCGGGCGGACCCACACCCTCACCGCCCGCGCCACCGTCCACTGTGGACACTGCTGACCCGCCGGTCGCTGCTGGGCGCGCTGCTCGGCGCGACCGCGCTGGCCAGCGGCATCGCGCTCACCGCCACCTCCGCCTGGCTGATCGCCAAGGCCTCCACCCAGCCGCCGATGCTCACCCTGCTGGTCGCGGTGGTCGGCGTGCGCACCTTCGGCCTCGGCCGCGCGCTGCTGCGCTACCTGGAACGCCTGGTCACCCACGACGCCGCCTTCCGCACCGCCAACCGGCTGCGCACCGGACTGTGGCGGGACCTGGTGGCCAGGGGGCCGATCGCGCGCACCGACGGCCTGCACCGCCTGGTCACCGACACCGACACCGTCCGCGACCTGATCCCCCGGGTGCTGATCCCGCCGATCGTGGCCGCCGTGGTCGCCACCGTGGCCATCACCATCCAGGCTCTGGTGCTGCCCGCCGCCGGACTCACCCTGGCGCTGGCCGTGCTGGCCGCGGGCGCCCTGGCCCCGCTGACCGCCGTGCTGGCCGACCGCAGGGCCACCCGCAGGCTGGCCGAGGGCCGCCGCGCGCTGTCCCAGTCCATCCTCACCCTGCTCACCGCCGCCCCGGACCTGCTCGCGCACAACGCCGCCCAGCCCCGTCAGCACGCGCTCGCCGCGGCCGACCGCGCGCTGGCCGCCCAGTCCCGCCGCCAGGCCCTGGCCAACGGCCTGGCCCAGGCCATCCTCACCCTGTGCACCGGCGCGGCCGCCGTGCTGGCCGTGCCGCAGGCCGCCGAGGCGGTGGCCGCCGGCGCGCTGAACCCGCTGCTGGCCCCGGTGCTGGTGCTGCTGCCACTGGCGCTGACCGAGGCCCTCGCGCTGCTGCCGCCTGCGGCCCAGCGACTCCGCCCGCTGCGCACCGCCTACGCCAACCTGTCGGCCCCGGTGGCGGCCCCGGCGGCGGAACCGGCCGTGACCGGGGACATCCGGCTCGACCACATCGACGTCCGCTGGCCCGGCGCCGCCGCCCCCGCGCTGCGCGAGTTCTCGCTGCACGTGCCGCCCGGCAGCCACACCGCCATCGTCGGCCCCTCCGGCGCGGGCAAGTCCACCCTGCTCGCCGTGCTGCTCGGCTTCCTCCGCCCCGACCACGGCCAGGCCACCATCCCGGCCGCCGCGGCCTGGTCGCCGCAGGACCCGCAGCTGGTCTCCACCACCGTCCGGGAGAACCTCCGCCTCGGCGACCCGGCGGCCACCGACGAGGACCTGCGCTCGGCGCTGCGCACGGTGGCGCTGGAGGGCTGGCAGGACCGGCTGGACACCCAGGTCGGGGTGGGCGGGGCCACCGTCTCCGGCGGTGAGGCGCAACGGCTCGGCCTGGCCAGGGCGCTGCTGTACGCGCGGCGCACCGGGGTGCTGCTGATGGACGAGCCGACCGCGCACCTGGACGAGCCCACCGCGCGCCGGGTGCTGGCCGGGGTCCGCGCCGAACTGCCCGAGGGCACCCTGGTGCACGTCACGCACCGGGCCGCCGAGGCCGCCGGGGCCGACCAGGTGGTCAGGGTCGGGGCATGA
- a CDS encoding cytochrome ubiquinol oxidase subunit I: MEVLDIARWQFGITTVYHFLMVPLTIGLSLLVAGMQTAWHRTGNPKYLAMTKFWGKLMLINFAMGVVTGIVQEFQFGMSWSEYSRFVGDVFGSLLAIEGLVAFFVESTFLGLWIFGWSRLPKRVHLACIWAASLATVASAYFILSANSWMQHPVGAILGPNGRPQLRSIGDLLTNSTVLAAFPHTMFGALAVAAALLVGVSVWHLARRAGTDTPVWRASVKLGGWVGVVAFAGVALTGDLQSKLMFEQQPMKMAAAEALCHTEKPAGFSIFAIGDVTRPDCENVKSITVPALLSFLANSDLDSEVKGVEDLVKIYKAKYGENYPDDPRMGSFAGKPIEYVPNLPVTYWGFRLMIGFGALAALASAAALWLTRKGRMPNGRWFVWAALGGIATPFLANSFGWIFTEMGRQPFVVVPNPSGVDGVWMYTAQAVSAISSTEALISLISLTTLYGVLAAVEFFLIRRYAMAGVAGVMPPKPEEPDEDEKKSEDVLAFAY, from the coding sequence GTGGAGGTCCTCGACATCGCACGGTGGCAGTTCGGTATCACCACCGTCTACCACTTCCTGATGGTGCCGCTCACCATCGGTCTGTCGCTGCTGGTGGCAGGCATGCAGACGGCCTGGCACCGGACCGGGAACCCCAAGTACCTGGCGATGACCAAGTTCTGGGGCAAGCTGATGCTGATCAACTTCGCCATGGGCGTGGTGACCGGCATCGTGCAGGAGTTCCAGTTCGGCATGTCCTGGAGCGAGTACTCGCGGTTCGTCGGCGATGTGTTCGGCTCGTTGCTGGCGATCGAGGGGCTGGTGGCCTTCTTCGTCGAGTCGACCTTCCTCGGGCTGTGGATCTTCGGCTGGTCCCGGCTGCCCAAGCGGGTGCACCTGGCCTGCATCTGGGCCGCCTCGCTGGCCACGGTCGCCTCGGCCTACTTCATCCTCTCCGCCAACTCCTGGATGCAGCACCCGGTCGGCGCGATCCTCGGCCCCAACGGCCGCCCGCAGCTGCGCTCGATCGGCGACCTGCTGACCAACTCGACCGTGCTGGCGGCCTTCCCGCACACCATGTTCGGCGCGCTCGCGGTGGCCGCCGCGCTGCTGGTCGGCGTCTCGGTGTGGCACCTGGCCCGGCGGGCGGGCACCGACACGCCGGTGTGGCGGGCCTCGGTCAAGCTCGGTGGCTGGGTCGGGGTGGTCGCCTTCGCCGGGGTCGCGCTCACCGGTGACCTCCAGTCGAAGCTGATGTTCGAGCAGCAGCCGATGAAGATGGCCGCGGCCGAAGCCCTGTGCCACACCGAGAAACCCGCCGGGTTCTCCATCTTCGCGATCGGCGACGTGACCCGCCCGGACTGCGAGAACGTCAAGAGCATCACCGTGCCCGCGCTGCTGTCCTTCCTGGCCAACAGCGATCTCGACTCCGAGGTCAAGGGCGTGGAGGACCTGGTCAAGATCTACAAAGCCAAGTACGGCGAGAACTACCCGGACGACCCGAGGATGGGTTCCTTCGCGGGCAAGCCGATCGAGTACGTGCCCAACCTGCCGGTCACCTACTGGGGCTTCCGGCTGATGATCGGCTTCGGCGCGCTGGCCGCGCTCGCCTCGGCCGCGGCGCTGTGGCTGACCCGCAAGGGCCGCATGCCCAACGGGCGCTGGTTCGTCTGGGCGGCGCTCGGCGGGATCGCGACCCCGTTCCTGGCCAACAGCTTCGGCTGGATCTTCACCGAGATGGGCCGCCAGCCGTTCGTGGTGGTGCCCAACCCCAGCGGGGTGGACGGGGTGTGGATGTACACCGCGCAGGCGGTCTCGGCGATCAGCTCGACCGAGGCGCTGATCTCGCTGATCTCGCTGACCACGCTCTACGGGGTGCTCGCCGCGGTCGAGTTCTTCCTGATCCGCCGCTACGCGATGGCCGGTGTCGCCGGGGTGATGCCACCGAAACCCGAGGAGCCGGACGAGGACGAGAAGAAGTCCGAAGACGTCCTGGCCTTCGCCTACTAG
- the cydB gene encoding cytochrome d ubiquinol oxidase subunit II produces the protein MELSTVWFVLIALLWFGYLFLEGFDFGVGMLLGVLGRTETERRVMVNTIGPVWDGNEVWMIVAVGATFAAFPSWYASLLSGAFLPILVILLALIGRGVAFEYRGKVDSARWRRNWDRVIFLGSWLPPLGWGLVLTATVVGLPINARGDLVGGPIALLRWETLLGALAVAGFSLVHGAVFTALKTEGAIRARARRLALGVGPIALLPLAGLLGFSVLGGAVVLVLAGLALWRLWLEREGQAFLLLGALAAAAVATLFGSLYPDVLPSTLDTAFSLTVANASASPYTLTVMTWVAAFGTPAVLAYQAWTYWVFRQRIGTRHIPAVHAP, from the coding sequence GTGGAACTCTCGACCGTCTGGTTCGTCCTCATCGCCCTGCTGTGGTTCGGCTACCTGTTCCTGGAGGGCTTCGACTTCGGCGTGGGCATGCTGCTCGGCGTGCTCGGCCGCACCGAGACCGAGCGCCGGGTCATGGTCAACACCATCGGCCCGGTCTGGGACGGCAACGAGGTGTGGATGATCGTCGCGGTCGGCGCGACCTTCGCCGCCTTCCCGTCCTGGTACGCCTCGCTGCTCTCCGGCGCGTTCCTGCCGATCCTGGTGATCCTGCTGGCGCTGATCGGGCGCGGGGTGGCCTTCGAGTACCGCGGCAAGGTGGACAGCGCGCGCTGGCGGCGCAACTGGGACCGGGTGATCTTCCTCGGCTCCTGGCTGCCGCCGCTGGGCTGGGGGCTGGTGCTCACCGCGACCGTGGTGGGCCTGCCCATCAACGCCCGCGGTGACCTGGTCGGCGGCCCGATCGCCTTGCTGCGCTGGGAAACCCTGCTCGGCGCGCTGGCGGTGGCCGGGTTCAGCCTGGTGCACGGCGCGGTGTTCACCGCGTTGAAGACCGAGGGCGCGATCCGGGCCAGGGCACGGCGGCTGGCGCTCGGTGTCGGCCCGATCGCGTTGCTGCCGCTGGCCGGGCTGCTCGGCTTCTCGGTGCTGGGCGGGGCGGTCGTGCTGGTGCTGGCCGGGCTCGCGCTGTGGCGGCTCTGGCTGGAACGCGAGGGCCAGGCCTTCCTGCTGCTCGGCGCGCTGGCCGCGGCCGCGGTGGCCACCCTGTTCGGCTCGCTGTACCCGGACGTTCTTCCGTCCACATTGGACACCGCGTTCTCGCTCACCGTGGCCAACGCCTCGGCCAGCCCGTACACGCTGACCGTGATGACCTGGGTGGCCGCCTTCGGCACCCCCGCGGTGCTGGCCTACCAGGCCTGGACGTACTGGGTGTTCCGGCAGCGCATCGGCACCCGGCACATCCCGGCGGTGCACGCGCCATGA
- a CDS encoding phosphatase PAP2 family protein, with translation MSAPPSTDTARPLAARIATEVLAPWVWVLALPLLVAWPATGHQLGATLLWGLVVGVTGSVIPMLVILRGARAGRYDTHHVHNREGRAVPLLLCLGSLSAGWLVLFLGQAPHELISLAAAMFVSLVACVAITLGARWKISLHAAVAAGAVVMLVLTYGPWLWLAALLAAWVMWSRVALGDHTTGQVLVGAAVGILAGGGGYQGLELLLG, from the coding sequence ATGAGCGCTCCGCCGAGCACTGACACCGCCCGTCCACTGGCCGCCCGGATCGCCACCGAGGTGCTCGCGCCCTGGGTCTGGGTGCTCGCGCTGCCGCTGCTGGTCGCCTGGCCCGCCACCGGCCACCAGCTCGGCGCGACCCTGCTGTGGGGCCTGGTGGTGGGCGTCACCGGCTCGGTCATCCCGATGCTGGTGATCCTGCGCGGCGCCAGGGCGGGCCGCTACGACACCCACCACGTGCACAACCGGGAGGGCCGCGCCGTCCCGCTGCTGCTGTGCCTGGGCTCGCTCTCGGCCGGCTGGCTGGTCCTGTTCCTCGGCCAGGCCCCGCACGAGCTGATCTCGCTGGCCGCGGCCATGTTCGTCTCGCTGGTGGCCTGCGTGGCCATCACCCTCGGCGCGCGCTGGAAGATCTCGCTGCACGCCGCGGTGGCCGCGGGCGCGGTGGTGATGCTGGTGCTCACCTACGGCCCCTGGCTGTGGCTCGCCGCCCTGCTCGCCGCCTGGGTGATGTGGTCGAGGGTGGCCCTGGGCGACCACACCACCGGCCAGGTCCTCGTCGGCGCCGCCGTCGGGATCCTGGCCGGTGGTGGTGGTTACCAGGGGCTGGAGTTGTTGCTGGGCTAG
- the fahA gene encoding fumarylacetoacetase produces the protein MSWIEDPAFAAHEPFGPQTLPYGVVDAGSGPVVAVRVGDHALPLRSLDLGERLAPLVAGETLDDLLAAGRPLWSELRARLTELVDLPATPSGAELLPLASVTPLLPFRVGDYVDFYSSRHHAENVGRIFRPDGDPLLPNWTHLPVGYHGRAGTVVVSGTEVVRPHGQSRPPGADAPGFGPSKRLDIEAEVGFVCGGPVAARVPTAAAAEHLFGVVLLNDWSARDIQAWEYVPLGPFLGKSFLTSISAWITPLEAFSNARVPTPPAPNPLLDYLAEDQPWGLDLRLEVHWNGTLVAEPPFRDMSWSAAQQLAHMTVNGATVRPGDLFGSGTVSGPEKRQRGSFLELSWGGKEPITLADGTERSFLADGDTVVLTATAPGPGGSLVGLSEVTGTVVSGE, from the coding sequence GTGAGCTGGATCGAGGACCCGGCCTTCGCCGCGCACGAGCCGTTCGGGCCGCAGACCCTGCCCTACGGCGTGGTCGACGCCGGCTCCGGTCCGGTGGTCGCGGTCAGGGTGGGCGACCATGCCCTTCCGCTGCGCTCACTGGACCTGGGGGAGCGCCTGGCGCCCCTGGTGGCCGGGGAGACCCTGGACGACCTGCTGGCCGCCGGACGGCCGTTGTGGAGCGAACTGCGGGCCAGGCTGACCGAGCTGGTCGACCTGCCGGCCACGCCCAGCGGCGCGGAGCTGCTGCCGCTGGCCTCGGTGACCCCGCTGCTGCCGTTCCGGGTCGGCGACTACGTGGACTTCTACTCCTCGCGGCACCACGCGGAGAACGTCGGCCGGATCTTCCGCCCCGACGGCGACCCGCTGCTGCCGAACTGGACCCACCTGCCGGTCGGCTACCACGGCCGCGCGGGCACCGTGGTGGTCTCCGGCACCGAGGTGGTCCGCCCGCACGGCCAGAGCCGCCCGCCGGGCGCCGACGCGCCGGGCTTCGGGCCGAGCAAGCGCCTGGACATCGAGGCCGAGGTCGGCTTCGTCTGCGGCGGCCCGGTGGCCGCCAGGGTGCCCACCGCCGCGGCGGCCGAGCACCTCTTCGGCGTGGTGCTGCTCAACGACTGGTCCGCCCGGGACATCCAGGCCTGGGAGTACGTGCCGCTGGGCCCGTTCCTGGGCAAGTCCTTCCTCACCTCGATCTCGGCCTGGATCACCCCGCTGGAGGCATTCAGCAACGCCAGGGTGCCCACCCCGCCCGCGCCGAACCCGCTGCTGGACTACCTGGCCGAGGACCAGCCCTGGGGTCTTGACCTGCGCCTGGAGGTGCACTGGAACGGCACCCTGGTCGCCGAGCCGCCGTTCCGGGACATGTCCTGGTCCGCGGCCCAGCAGCTGGCGCACATGACGGTCAACGGCGCCACCGTGCGACCGGGCGACCTGTTCGGCTCCGGCACGGTCTCCGGGCCGGAGAAGCGCCAGCGGGGTAGCTTCCTGGAACTGTCCTGGGGCGGCAAGGAGCCGATCACCCTGGCCGACGGCACGGAACGCAGCTTCCTGGCAGACGGCGACACGGTGGTGCTCACCGCCACCGCGCCCGGCCCCGGCGGCTCGCTGGTGGGCCTGAGCGAGGTCACCGGCACCGTGGTCAGCGGAGAGTAG
- a CDS encoding helix-turn-helix domain-containing protein, which translates to MGAVPGAARESSLTLERGLALLQAVADADTEAPSISDLATAIGASRAAIYRLLGPLQARGLVRREGSRVRLGLGVLQLAGRVLPQLRFAALPALRGLAEKIGATAHLTVVHGNEAQAVAVVEPSWTAYHVAYRVGTRHPIQRGAAGRAIALPPEGPEWVASSGELQAGAHGVAAPVRAVPGLQASVGVVSFEPLKADEVGPHVVAAAAAVAVALR; encoded by the coding sequence ATGGGAGCGGTGCCCGGAGCGGCCAGGGAGAGCTCACTCACCCTGGAACGCGGGCTCGCCCTGCTCCAGGCGGTGGCCGACGCGGACACCGAGGCCCCCAGCATCAGCGACCTGGCCACCGCCATCGGCGCCAGCCGAGCAGCCATCTACCGCCTACTGGGCCCCCTCCAGGCGCGAGGCCTGGTCCGCCGCGAAGGCTCCCGGGTCCGCCTGGGCCTGGGCGTCCTCCAACTGGCGGGCCGGGTCCTCCCCCAACTCCGCTTTGCCGCCCTCCCAGCCCTGCGCGGCCTGGCCGAGAAGATCGGCGCCACCGCCCACCTCACGGTCGTGCACGGCAACGAAGCCCAAGCCGTAGCCGTCGTCGAACCCTCCTGGACCGCCTACCACGTCGCCTACCGGGTAGGCACCCGCCACCCCATCCAGCGCGGAGCCGCGGGCCGCGCCATCGCCCTGCCCCCCGAAGGCCCCGAATGGGTCGCCAGCTCCGGCGAGCTCCAAGCCGGCGCCCACGGCGTCGCCGCCCCCGTCCGCGCCGTCCCCGGCCTGCAAGCCAGCGTCGGCGTGGTCTCCTTCGAACCCCTCAAGGCCGACGAGGTGGGCCCGCACGTGGTCGCCGCCGCCGCAGCGGTCGCCGTCGCCCTGCGCTGA